In Zea mays cultivar B73 chromosome 7, Zm-B73-REFERENCE-NAM-5.0, whole genome shotgun sequence, the following proteins share a genomic window:
- the LOC100285736 gene encoding carboxyl-terminal peptidase precursor, with product MAAARACIVALALVAALFVAGSAAAAAGNAGGRPQLSLRQRRRQLLRQRQVRSHLKRLNKAPLATIESPDGDIIDCVHISNQPALDHPFLKNHTVQMRPAYHPEGLYDDESKVASQRNAQTITQMWHQNGRCPEGTIPIRRTKEEDVLRASSVRRYGKKKRRSAPNPMSVDPDMLNESGHQHAIAYVEGDKYYGAKATINVWQPKIEQANEFSLSQLWILGGSFGQDLNSIEAGWQVSPDLYGDNNTRLFTYWTSDAYQATGCYNLLCSGFIQINNQIAMGASIFPISNYGGSQYDINILVWKDPKEGNWWLQFGNDYVLGYWPSFLFSYLADSASMIEWGGEVVNSEPDGSHTSTQMGSGHFPEEGFGKASYFRNVQVVDSTNNLKPPRGVGTFTEQSSCYDVQDGSNADWGTYFYYGGPGKNSNCP from the exons CTGTCGCTCAGGCAGCGGCGCCGGCAGCTGCTGCGGCAGCGGCAGGTGCGCAGCCACCTCAAGAGGCTCAACAAGGCGCCGCTCGCCACCATCGAG AGTCCAGACGGAGACATCATAGACTGCGTGCATATCTCCAACCAGCCCGCCTTGGATCATCCTTTCCTCAAGAACCACACCGTCCAG ATGCGGCCTGCATACCACCCGGAAGGTCTGTACGACGACGAGTCCAAGGTTGCATCGCAGCGGAACGCGCAGACGATCACCCAGATGTGGCATCAGAACGGCAGGTGCCCCGAGGGCACGATACCGATCAGGCGGACCAAGGAGGAGGACGTGCTGAGGGCCAGCTCCGTCAGGAGGTATGGCAAGAAGAAGCGCAGGAGTGCCCCCAACCCCATGTCGGTTGACCCTGACATGCTCAACGAGAGCGGGCACCAG CACGCCATAGCGTACGTGGAGGGGGACAAGTACTACGGCGCCAAGGCTACCATCAATGTGTGGCAGCCGAAGATCGAGCAGGCCAATGAGTTCAGCCTGTCCCAGCTCTGGATCCTGGGAGGCTCCTTCGGCCAGGACCTCAACAGCATCGAAGCAGGATGGCAG GTTAGCCCAGACCTGTATGGGGACAACAACACTAGGCTCTTCACCTACTGGACT AGCGATGCCTACCAGGCAACAGGATGCTACAACCTGCTGTGCTCGGGGTTCATCCAGATAAACAACCAGATCGCCATGGGCGCCAGCATCTTCCCTATCTCCAACTACGGCGGCTCCCAGTATGACATCAACATCTTGGTCTGGAAG GACCCCAAGGAGGGCAACTGGTGGCTGCAGTTCGGCAACGACTACGTCCTGGGGTACTGGCCGTCGTTCCTCTTCTCGTACCTGGCGGACAGCGCCTCCATGATCGAGTGGGGCGGCGAGGTGGTGAACTCGGAGCCCGACGGCAGCCACACCAGCACGCAGATGGGCAGCGGCCACTTCCCCGAGGAAGGGTTCGGCAAGGCCAGCTACTTCAGGAACgtccaggtggtggactccaccaacAACCTCAAGCCGCCCAGGGGCGTcggcaccttcaccgagcagtccAGCTGCTACGACGTGCAGGACGGCAGCAACGCCGACTGGGGCACCTACTTCTACTACGGCGGGCCCGGGAAGAACTCAAACTGTCCATAG